In Thermoplasmatales archaeon, the genomic stretch AAAATCCTTGCATTTGTGATACCATTTTCTTACTGCTTCATATGAAAATATTTCAAAATCTCTCAGAATTTTGCTGGTTTTTCTGTAGGATAGTCCAGCAAAATATAGAAGAATAGTCAGTGCCTCTATTTTCCAATCTTTTCCTCAAACCATTTTCACTTTATATTTTTCTTAAGTTGACAGTGTCGACATATGGTATCAGAAATTATTAGTTAAATGCTCTTCTTTACATGGCAGAAAAGTTAATTGAAAAGCAAATAAATTATAAAAATTTTTAATGTGTGGAAAAATTTAAGAAATAATTTATGATTACCTTTAAAAATAATTAAATTCTATTGATTTGAGAAGAGGTGAAAGAAATGAGGATATTAGGGAAACACATAATAGCGGAATTCTATGGCGTGGATAAGAAACTGATATCGGAAGAAAGTGTAATCAGGGGGATAGTTGAAAAGATTATTGAGGAAGCAAAAATAGAGAAAATAGGGATTTTAACAAAGCAATTCAACCCTCACGGAGTTACATGTGTTGTATTGATTGCAGAATCGCATATTTCAATTCATACTTGGCCAGAATATGGCTTGGTCAATCTTGATATATTTACTTGTGGTGATAAGGGAAAAAGTGAAATAGCTTTTGAATTATTCATCAAATATCTGAAACCAAAACATTTCAGACATTATATTTTGGATAGGGGATGAAATGGATAGGATAGAATATCAGATAATCTCTTTTTTGAGCAAAGGCACTGCTTCGCCATGGGAAATAATCGCTAATATTGATGCTTCTCTGCCTGAATTTTATAAAAAATTGAATAAATTAAAGGGAGAGGATATAATAGAAATTAATGATGGCAAATTAAAACTTACTCAAAAAGGAAAAAAATTTGCAGAAAAATGGATTGATTTGAAATGTAATGCATGTGATGGTACTGGATATAAATTTTTTTGTGGAATAGAGAAAGAATATAAAAAAATAATGAAAGAACGCCCTCCCGCTTTTGAAAAATATGATCAGGGATATATGGGTGTTGGAGATGTTTTAAGGAGGATATCTTTTATATATGAAAGAGGGGATTTAAAAGGAAAAATATTTGTTATTGGAGATGATGATTTTTTAAGTATAGCATGTGGGCTAACTTTTATTCCAAAAAAAGTTGTTGCAATTGACATAGATGAAAGAATTGTTGAATTCATAAACAGAATAGCAAATGAATATAGTTTGTCAGTGGAAGCATTTATTCAGGATATAAGGAAAGAAAACATTGAATTTTTTAAAAAATTCGATGTATTCGTTACTGACCCTGTAGAAACCCTTCCTGGCATAAAACTATTTCTTTCTAGAGGAGCTTATTCATTGAAAAGAAATGGAGCTGGCTATTTTGGGCTTACAACACTTGAAGCATCCATGAAAAAATGGTATGAAATACAAAAAATGCTTCATGAAATGGGCTTCGTAATAACAGATATAAGAAGAAAATTCAATACATATCCAGCTGAGAAAAAAAATTTTTCATCTTATCAGAATAAGCTTCCTATCTTCAAAAAATTAAAATTAAGGATGGACTGCAACTGGTATAAATCTTCCCTTTATAGAATAGAGGCAGTTAAAAATATAAAGCCATTGATAAAAGGAGATGTTAATCTTGGAAAAGAGCTATACATAGATGATGAAAGCTGGGCTACTCCTAGGTAAATTTTTTTATTACAAGAG encodes the following:
- a CDS encoding S-adenosylmethionine decarboxylase yields the protein MRILGKHIIAEFYGVDKKLISEESVIRGIVEKIIEEAKIEKIGILTKQFNPHGVTCVVLIAESHISIHTWPEYGLVNLDIFTCGDKGKSEIAFELFIKYLKPKHFRHYILDRG
- a CDS encoding bis-aminopropyl spermidine synthase family protein; this encodes MDRIEYQIISFLSKGTASPWEIIANIDASLPEFYKKLNKLKGEDIIEINDGKLKLTQKGKKFAEKWIDLKCNACDGTGYKFFCGIEKEYKKIMKERPPAFEKYDQGYMGVGDVLRRISFIYERGDLKGKIFVIGDDDFLSIACGLTFIPKKVVAIDIDERIVEFINRIANEYSLSVEAFIQDIRKENIEFFKKFDVFVTDPVETLPGIKLFLSRGAYSLKRNGAGYFGLTTLEASMKKWYEIQKMLHEMGFVITDIRRKFNTYPAEKKNFSSYQNKLPIFKKLKLRMDCNWYKSSLYRIEAVKNIKPLIKGDVNLGKELYIDDESWATPR